Part of the Thermostichus vulcanus str. 'Rupite' genome is shown below.
ACAGCGTAGCCGGAGCAGCGGTGTGGGTTTGGCCGCTCACCACTTCTGCCAAATAGCGGTTGGTGGCAAAGTCTCGGTAGCGCACCTGGGTGAAGATCACCGATCCATCCTCAGCTTCGTAGCCATTGCCGAAATGCCACTGGAAGACCGGTTCCATTTCGTTGCGGCTGATGGGTTGTAGGGTCTGGCGGTCAAAAATCCACACCTGCGTCGCTTGACCGGGATCCCAGTAGAGACTATCGCTGTAGCTTTTTAGGGTGGCCAGCACCGGCCAGGGATTGAGGCGCACAGGCGGTACGAGAAAGACCAGATAGCGCCCCGCCAAAACAAAATCGTGAATCAAGGGCAGTCCTGGCAAGGGATGACGGGTATGGGCTTGGATCCGACCCTGGGCATCGCTGCGATACAGGTGCAGGATCCCATTTGGGCCCAATTCCACCCCAAAGTTGTAAATCTCTCCCGTCAGGGGATCCCGTTTGGGATGGGCGGAGTAGGCGGGTAAGGTGCCCGATTGCCCCAGAAGATCCAAACCTTGGGTGGTTAAGCTGTGAAGATCCAGTTGGTGAGGGGATCCCGCTTCCCAGAGGGCCAGCAACCGATCCGGCAAAGCCAGCACCGAGGTATTGGCAGCATTTTTGGGGGCTTGTCCCAGCCGTTTGGCCCGCATTCCATATCCCCCAAAGAGATAACGTCCCGCCTGTTCTTCCGCTTGATAACCAGCAGTTTGCACATAGCGGTAGAGCCCCGTCGCCTGACCTGACCGGAAATGAACCGCCAAAATCGCTCCATCCCCATCAAACCAGTGGCCCACCCGCTCTCCCCCTCGCTGCAATTGACCCGGCCCATTGCGATACAGGGATCCCTGTAAACCTGTAGGAATCCTTCCTGAGAGCACGTTAAGCTGCGTGGGGCCAAATTCCTGACCCGGTTCAGACAGGGCTAAAGACCAAAGCGGTATAGGTTGGGCAACGGCAGTCATACATCAAACACAGACGTAGTCAATTCAGCTCAGAATGGGACAACACCCCGTGGCTAGGAACAACCTAC
Proteins encoded:
- a CDS encoding carotenoid oxygenase family protein, which codes for MTAVAQPIPLWSLALSEPGQEFGPTQLNVLSGRIPTGLQGSLYRNGPGQLQRGGERVGHWFDGDGAILAVHFRSGQATGLYRYVQTAGYQAEEQAGRYLFGGYGMRAKRLGQAPKNAANTSVLALPDRLLALWEAGSPHQLDLHSLTTQGLDLLGQSGTLPAYSAHPKRDPLTGEIYNFGVELGPNGILHLYRSDAQGRIQAHTRHPLPGLPLIHDFVLAGRYLVFLVPPVRLNPWPVLATLKSYSDSLYWDPGQATQVWIFDRQTLQPISRNEMEPVFQWHFGNGYEAEDGSVIFTQVRYRDFATNRYLAEVVSGQTHTAAPATLWRIRLHPQSGQVLEAEPLLERPCEFPTVHPAQVGQPHQYLYLLLHRPEVDPSRDMFGSVGRVEVETGSLLEAHLGEGRYPSEPLYAPDAADPSRGWLLSVVFDGPQNRSEVWIWDAAQLDRDPYCRLALPERIPLGFHGTWRPHS